Proteins encoded together in one Panthera uncia isolate 11264 chromosome A2, Puncia_PCG_1.0, whole genome shotgun sequence window:
- the LOC125930244 gene encoding olfactory receptor 2A5 translates to MTGNQTWVTEFILLGFPLSPLTQVFLFGLFSLFYAFTLLGNSTILGLIWLDSRLHTPMYFFLSHLAVVDIAYASNNVPKMLANLLNKEKMISFVPCIMQTFLYMAFAHTECLILVMMSYDRYVAICHPLRYTVIMNWRVCTVQAIISWACGSLLALVHVVLILRLPFCGPHEINHFFCEILSVLKLACADTWLNQVVIFAASVFILVGPLCLVLVSYTRILFAILRIQSGEGRRKAFSTCSSHLCVVGLFFGSAIVMYMAPKSRHPEEQQKILSLFYSLFNPMLNPLIYSLRNTDVKGALRRVLWLERSM, encoded by the coding sequence ATGACAGGAAATCAAACATGGGTCACAGAATTCATTCTCCTGGGATTCCCACTCAGCCCACTGACTCAGGTGTTCCTCTTCGGGCTCTTCTCCCTGTTCTATGCCTTCACCCTGCTGGGGAACAGCACCATCCTGGGGCTCATCTGGCTGGATTCCCGACtgcacacccccatgtacttcttcctctcccacctggCTGTTGTTGACATAGCCTATGCCTCAAATAATGTCCCAAAGATGCTGGCGAACCTTCTGAACAAGGAAAAAATGATCTCCTTTGTCCCATGCATAATGCAGACCTTTTTATACATGGCTTTTGCTCACACTGAGTGTCTCATCTTAGTAATGATGTCTTATGATCGATATGTGGCGATTTGCCACCCCCTACGTTACACTGTCATCATGAACTGGAGAGTATGCACGGTTCAGGCTATCATTTCCTGGGCATGTGGCTCCCTGCTGGCCCTGGTCCATGTGGTTCTCATCCTGAGGCTGCCCTTCTGCGGGCCTCATGAAATCAACCACTTCTTCTGTGAGATCCTGTCTGTCCTCAAGCTGGCCTGCGCTGACACCTGGCTCAACCAAGTTGTCATTTTTGCTGCTTCTGTGTTTATCTTAGTCGGGCCCCTCTGCCTGGTTCTGGTGTCCTACACGCGCATCCTGTTTGCCATCCTGAGGATCCAGTCCGGGGAGGGCCGCAGAAaggccttctccacctgctcctcccacctctgcGTGGTGGGGCTCTTCTTTGGAAGCGCCATTGTCATGTACATGGCCCCCAAATCCCGCCACCCTGAGGAGCAGCAGAAGATCCTTTCCTTGTTTTACAGCCTTTTCAACCCTATGCTGAACCCGCTGatctacagcctgaggaacaCCGATGTCAAGGGCGCCCTGAGGAGAGTGCTGTGGTTGGAGAGATCAATGTGA
- the LOC125930259 gene encoding olfactory receptor 2A25-like, with product MGRNKTSVTEFILLGFPLNSRIQMLLFGLFALFYAFTLLGNGLILRLIWLDSRLHTPMYFFLSHLAIVDIAYACNTVPQMLVNLVNSDQPISFAGCMTQTFLFLSFAHTECLLLVVMSYDRYVAICHPLRYSVIMSWRVCITLALTSWILGVLLALVHLVLLIPLPFCGPQKVNHFFCEIIAVLKLACADTHINETMVLAGAVSVLVGPFSSIVISYIYILCAILKIQSGEGRQKAFSTCSSHLCVVGLFYGTAIIMYVGPRNGNPKEQKKYLLLFHSLFNPMLNPLIYSLRNKEVKAALKRMLEKERTS from the coding sequence ATGGGGAGAAATAAGACCTCTGTCACAGAGTTCATCCTACTGGGATTTCCTCTCAACTCAAGGATTCAGATGCTTCTCTTTGGGCTCTTCGCCCTGTTCTATGCCTTCACTCTGCTGGGGAACGGGCTCATCCTGAGACTCATCTGGCTGGACTCCAGACtgcacacccccatgtacttcttcctctcccacctggCCATCGTCGACATAGCCTATGCCTGCAACACGGTGCCCCAGATGCTGGTAAACCTCGTGAATTCAGACCAGCCCATCTCCTTTGCTGGCTGCATGACACAAACCTTTCTGTTCTTGAGTTTTGCTCATACTGAATGTCTTCTCCTGGTGGTGATGTCCTATGATCGGTATGTGGCCATCTGCCACCCGCTCCGATATTCTGTCATCATGAGCTGGAGAGTCTGCATCACCCTGGCATTGACTTCCTGGATTTTAGGAGTTCTCCTAGCCCTAGTACATCTAGTGTTACTCATACCATTGCCCTTCTGTGGACCCCAGAAAGTTAACCACTTTTTTTGTGAAATTATAGCTGTCCTCAAACTTGCTTGTGCAGATACCCACATTAATGAGACTATGGTTTTGGCTGGGGCAGTATCTGTGTTGGTAGGACCATTCTCCTCCATTGTGAtatcttacatttatattttatgtgccATCCTAAAGATTcaatcaggggaggggcgccAGAAAGCCTTCTCCACCTGTTCATCCCACCTCTGTGTGGTTGGACTCTTTTATGGCACAGCCATTATAATGTATGTTGGGCCCCGTAATGGGAACCCCAAGGAGCAGAAGAAATATCTCCTCCTGTTCCACAGCCTTTTCAATCCCATGCTCAATCCTCTGATCTATAGTCTGAGGAACAAAGAAGTCAAAGCTGCTCTGAAGAGGATGCTTGAAAAAGAGCGAACTTCATGA
- the LOC125930246 gene encoding LOW QUALITY PROTEIN: olfactory receptor 2A12-like (The sequence of the model RefSeq protein was modified relative to this genomic sequence to represent the inferred CDS: inserted 1 base in 1 codon), protein MGSNQTWITEVILLGFQVDPKLELFLFGFFLLFYSLMLMGNGMVLGLICWDSTLHTPMYFFLSNLAIVDMSYASSIVPKMLANLTMQKKTISFAPCLLQTFLYLALAVTECTSLVVMSYDRYVAICHPLHYAVIMSWRVCTILAATCWIFSFLLALVHXTLILRLPFCGPQTIDHFFCQIMSVFKLACADTRLNQTVLFVGSVFVLVGPLCLVLVSYTCILFAILRIQSSESQRKAFSTCSSHLCVVVLFFGSAIVMYMAPKSRHSQEQRKILSLFYSLFNPMLNPLIYSLRNAEVKGALRRFLRKKTSV, encoded by the exons ATGGGAAGCAATCAGACATGGATCACAGAAGTCATCCTGCTGGGATTCCAGGTTGACCCCAAACTTGAACTTTTCCTCTTTGGGTTCTTCTTGCTATTCTATAGCCTCATGCTGATGGGAAATGGGATGGTCCTGGGGCTCATCTGCTGGGATTCTACACtgcacacccccatgtacttcttcctctcaAACCTGGCCATTGTCGACATGTCCTATGCCTCAAGCATTGTCCCCAAGATGCTGGCAAATCTTACAATGCAGAAGAAAACCATCTCCTTTGCTCCATGCCTACTTCAGACTTTTTTGTATTTGGCACTTGCTGTCACAGAGTGTACAAGTTTGGTGGTAATGTCCTATGATAGGTATGTGGCCATCTGTCACCCCCTACATTACGCTGTCATCATGAGCTGGAGAGTGTGCACTATCCTGGCTGCCACTTGCTGGATATTCAGCTTCCTCTTGGCTCTGGTCC TTACTCTCATCCTGAGGTTGCCCTTTTGTGGGCCACAAACAATCGACCACTTTTTCTGTCAAATCATGTCAGTATTCAAATTGGCCTGTGCTGACACTAGACTCAACCAAACTGTTCTCTTTGTGGGCTCTGTGTTTGTTTTAGTGGGGCCCCTCTGCCTGGTGCTGGTGTCCTACACGTGCATCCTGTTCGCCATCCTGAGGATCCAGTCCTCTGAGAGCCAAAGAAaggccttctccacctgctcctcccacctctgcGTGGTGGTGCTCTTCTTTGGAAGTGCCATTGTCATGTACATGGCCCCCAAATCCCGCCATTCTCAAGAACAAAGAAAGATACTATCATTGTTTTACAGCCTTTTCAACCCTATGCTAAACCCACTGATCTACAGCCTGAGGAATGCTGAGGTGAAGGGTGCCCTGAGGAGATTTCTGAGGAAGAAGACATCAGTGTGA